In Flavobacterium lacustre, a genomic segment contains:
- a CDS encoding PorP/SprF family type IX secretion system membrane protein, whose translation MKTKIFSIVLMFTTFVSFAQQDAQFTQYMYNTININPAYAGSRGALSMFALHRTQWVGLEGAPVTNTVSMNTPLNSSNLGLGISLINDKIGPTHENTISADFSYTVPTSETYKLSFGVKATANLFDLDESRLTPAQAGDPSLQNYNTFSPNIGAGVYLHSDKAYVGLSIPNFIETNRYDDNEVAIFKEKINYYLIAGYVFDFTDSIKFKPAFLSKMTEGAPLQIDVSGNFMINEKFVIGVAYRWSAAMSAMVGFQVSDGMYIGYGYDQETTNLENYNSGSHEIFLRYEIFKNNGKITTPRFF comes from the coding sequence ATGAAAACAAAAATATTTTCTATCGTTTTGATGTTTACAACCTTTGTAAGTTTTGCACAACAAGATGCTCAATTTACTCAATATATGTACAACACAATTAATATAAATCCAGCATATGCAGGTTCAAGAGGTGCATTAAGTATGTTTGCATTGCATCGTACCCAATGGGTTGGATTAGAAGGAGCTCCTGTTACAAATACTGTATCGATGAATACTCCTTTAAATTCGAGTAACTTAGGGTTAGGAATTTCTTTAATAAATGATAAAATTGGCCCTACTCACGAAAATACAATTTCAGCTGATTTTTCTTATACTGTGCCCACTTCAGAAACTTATAAACTTTCATTTGGAGTCAAAGCAACCGCTAATTTATTTGATTTAGATGAATCAAGATTGACTCCCGCCCAAGCAGGTGATCCGTCTTTACAAAATTACAATACATTTTCCCCAAATATTGGTGCCGGTGTATATTTACATTCTGACAAAGCGTATGTGGGACTTTCAATTCCAAATTTTATTGAAACAAATAGATATGATGATAATGAAGTAGCTATTTTCAAAGAAAAAATCAATTACTACTTAATCGCTGGATACGTTTTTGATTTTACCGATTCAATTAAATTTAAACCTGCATTTCTATCAAAAATGACCGAAGGCGCACCACTTCAAATAGATGTTTCAGGAAACTTTATGATCAACGAAAAATTTGTTATTGGAGTAGCTTATCGATGGAGTGCAGCAATGAGCGCTATGGTTGGATTTCAGGTTTCAGATGGCATGTATATAGGATACGGGTATGACCAAGAAACAACAAACTTAGAAAATTACAATTCTGGTTCACATGAAATATTCTTGCGTTATGAAATATTTAAAAACAACGGTAAAATTACAACTCCAAGATTCTTCTAA
- a CDS encoding HYR domain-containing protein — MKKNYSHYIIANKINYLFILFFILGSYFTSNAQVMVPFKERTSSFTPSKKTYNVKGNFTMMGNTNLTLQDYTDSKTNGNNTMKYVDIDGDPNTLNSSSSTLVLPTDNGIASSCAKVVYAGLYWTGRVSQSNPNPDNFSVTKGSLTKTLNKRKISFKGPGSSTYDEFTATDIYFPTTKDGFMYTAYAEVTSYVKDHGIGEYFAADIALKEGNLGGDIGTYGGWGLIVVYENSAMKNRDITIFDGHAWVKESTTVNYNIPVTGFNSVTTGDVGIKLGIMAGEGDVNYTGDYFKIQKLNSSNYLSLNHTGNTTNNFFNSSIQTGGNARNPILTNNSGLDISMFNLPNSDKSIIGNNQNSTNFQYGSTIDTYVIFAIAMAVDAYVPEIEGVVSAVSINGSPAGAGPYTALPGQQLEYKIQIKNRGTEPVKDTKITIPVPYNTTYVANSAQKTINFSPNPTPNNLTFEPTVGANGSIVWDFGTLPLPANNDPNTVLAELSFKFNVTEDCTLLKNANCNNVVLVNGLLNGVGVNSLVSVSNKSLIQGYTSGGNCEGNVIPAPHVITINAADFVNTNCQSTPPITSFTFCKEATTIPITDISGAFPPGSTFYSSYPIVTGSTIEYTINNPFPAVVGTSTYYAVPPGVSNGCYFEFKIIVTDITSQPSTTDIKYCIDDVAQPLTATASNPAYTLYYYTTLTSSAQTSITPSTTTAGEFTYYVAEGQTNSCIGPKKELKVLVYPKPLITGPTNTTIEGCSTSAITNLAYRETAVNITLSQLTTAGGSFSNNANVGMYSLSYIDTKSGTCPIIVNRTFQITSACGITSVSQTITIKDTTPPVISNTAGSLDTTVLCSADVPAINISAITATDNCQESVIISHLGDEIISGTCANKFSIIRTYKATDVCGNSSEFIQNITVNDNILPTIICPTNIIVNTDLGTCGASNVTLGNPTIDDNCSTPTVTNNAPAIFPIGDTTVTWTVTDACGNKATCEQIVTVNGPTKPIGLACYETATFNTVSCTWEVTGTKPEQPALACYETATFNTVSCTWEVTGTKPEQPITACYETATFNTLSCAWEVTGTKPEQPITACYETATFNTVSCAWEVTGTKPEQPAVACYETATFNTVSCAWEVTGTKPEQPITACYETATFDTVSCAWEVTGTKPEQPITACYETATFNTGSCAWEVTGTKPEQPLTACYETATFNTVSCAWEVTGTKPEQPAVACYETATFNTVSCAWEVTGTKPEQPALACYETATFNTVSCAWEVTGTKPEQPITACYETATFNTVSCAWEVTGTKPDQPALACYETATFNTVSCAWEVTGTKPEQPAVACYETATFNTVSCAWEVTGTKPEQPITACYETATFNTVSCTWEVTGTKPEQPITACYETATFNTVSCAWEVTGTKPEQPAVACYETATFNTVSCAWEVTGTKPEQPAVACYETATFNTVSCAWEVTGTKPEQPALACYETATFNTVSCAWEVTGTKPEQPALACYETANFNTVSCTWEVTGTKPEQPITACYETATFNTVSCAWEVTGTKPEQPITACYETATFNTVSCAWEVTGTKPEQPITACFETATFNTVSCAWEVTGTKPEQPAVACYETATFNTVSCAWEVTGTKPEQPITACYETATFNTVSCAWEVTGTKPEQPITACYETATFNTVSCAWEVTGTKPEQPTLACYETATFNTVSCAWEVTGTKPEQPAVACYETATFNTVSCAWEVTGTKPRNGDVQYKQELNRNNL, encoded by the coding sequence TTAAGGGTCCAGGATCATCGACTTACGATGAATTTACCGCTACCGATATATATTTCCCTACGACAAAAGACGGTTTTATGTATACCGCTTATGCAGAAGTTACTTCCTATGTAAAAGATCATGGAATTGGGGAATATTTTGCTGCAGATATAGCCTTAAAAGAAGGAAATTTAGGTGGTGATATCGGAACTTACGGAGGTTGGGGATTAATTGTTGTCTATGAAAATTCTGCTATGAAAAATAGAGATATCACTATTTTTGATGGTCATGCCTGGGTAAAAGAAAGTACAACTGTAAATTATAACATTCCGGTTACAGGTTTTAATTCTGTTACAACTGGTGATGTAGGCATTAAATTAGGAATAATGGCTGGTGAAGGTGATGTGAATTATACCGGCGATTATTTCAAAATACAAAAATTAAATTCTTCGAATTATTTAAGTCTGAATCATACCGGAAACACAACAAATAACTTCTTTAATTCATCTATTCAAACAGGTGGAAATGCTAGAAATCCAATTTTAACAAACAATTCAGGATTAGACATTAGTATGTTTAATTTACCTAATTCAGACAAAAGTATAATAGGAAATAATCAAAATTCAACTAATTTTCAATACGGATCAACAATTGACACTTATGTAATTTTCGCAATTGCCATGGCCGTTGATGCTTATGTTCCTGAAATTGAAGGAGTTGTTTCGGCTGTTTCAATTAATGGTTCACCAGCTGGCGCCGGACCTTATACTGCTCTACCTGGTCAACAATTAGAGTATAAAATTCAAATAAAAAATAGAGGAACAGAACCTGTAAAAGACACAAAAATTACAATTCCCGTTCCTTACAATACAACATATGTAGCTAATAGTGCTCAAAAGACCATTAATTTCTCTCCAAATCCAACCCCTAATAATTTAACTTTTGAACCTACCGTTGGTGCAAATGGATCTATTGTATGGGATTTTGGTACATTACCATTACCCGCAAATAATGACCCAAATACTGTATTAGCTGAGCTTTCATTCAAATTTAATGTAACTGAAGATTGTACTTTACTAAAAAATGCAAACTGTAATAATGTAGTTCTTGTCAACGGCTTGTTAAATGGTGTTGGTGTAAATTCATTAGTAAGTGTAAGTAATAAATCATTAATTCAAGGATATACTTCGGGAGGAAATTGTGAAGGAAATGTGATACCTGCTCCACATGTAATTACCATTAATGCAGCAGATTTTGTTAATACCAACTGTCAGTCCACCCCTCCAATTACTTCTTTTACATTTTGCAAAGAAGCAACAACAATTCCTATTACTGATATCAGCGGTGCATTTCCTCCAGGATCTACTTTTTATAGTTCGTATCCAATAGTAACAGGGTCAACAATCGAATATACAATAAACAACCCTTTTCCAGCGGTAGTAGGAACTTCAACCTATTATGCAGTTCCTCCTGGAGTAAGTAACGGTTGTTATTTTGAATTTAAAATAATAGTAACTGACATTACTTCACAACCTTCCACAACTGATATTAAATATTGTATAGACGATGTTGCTCAGCCTTTAACAGCAACAGCAAGCAATCCTGCCTATACATTATATTATTATACTACGTTAACCTCTTCTGCTCAAACATCAATAACACCTTCTACAACTACTGCAGGTGAGTTTACTTATTATGTTGCCGAAGGACAAACTAACTCTTGTATTGGTCCAAAAAAAGAATTAAAAGTACTTGTGTATCCAAAACCATTAATTACAGGCCCAACTAATACAACTATTGAAGGCTGTTCCACTAGTGCTATTACAAACCTTGCTTATCGTGAAACTGCTGTTAATATTACTTTATCACAATTAACAACAGCAGGAGGTTCATTCTCCAATAATGCAAATGTTGGGATGTATTCACTGTCTTATATAGATACAAAAAGTGGTACATGTCCAATTATAGTTAATAGAACTTTTCAAATAACCTCTGCATGTGGTATAACATCAGTGAGTCAAACAATCACAATAAAAGATACAACTCCCCCTGTTATTTCTAATACAGCAGGATCATTAGATACGACTGTTCTTTGTTCCGCTGATGTACCTGCAATAAATATATCAGCTATTACCGCTACTGACAATTGTCAGGAATCTGTTATTATCAGTCATTTAGGTGATGAAATTATTTCAGGAACTTGCGCAAATAAATTCAGTATTATAAGAACATATAAAGCAACTGATGTTTGTGGGAACTCTTCAGAATTTATTCAAAACATAACAGTAAACGATAATATCTTACCAACAATTATTTGTCCTACAAATATTATTGTAAATACAGATTTAGGAACTTGTGGAGCATCAAATGTTACATTAGGAAACCCTACAATTGATGATAATTGTTCTACACCTACAGTGACAAATAATGCTCCTGCAATATTTCCTATTGGTGATACTACTGTTACATGGACAGTCACAGATGCATGTGGAAACAAAGCAACTTGTGAACAAATTGTTACAGTGAATGGTCCGACAAAACCAATAGGATTAGCCTGCTACGAAACGGCGACTTTCAATACCGTTTCTTGTACTTGGGAGGTAACGGGTACTAAACCGGAACAACCTGCTTTAGCTTGCTACGAAACAGCGACTTTCAATACGGTTTCTTGTACTTGGGAGGTAACGGGTACTAAACCGGAGCAACCTATAACTGCTTGCTACGAAACAGCGACTTTCAATACCCTTTCTTGTGCTTGGGAGGTAACAGGAACTAAACCAGAACAACCTATAACTGCTTGCTACGAAACGGCGACGTTCAATACCGTTTCTTGTGCTTGGGAGGTAACAGGGACTAAACCGGAGCAACCTGCTGTGGCTTGCTACGAAACGGCGACGTTCAATACGGTTTCTTGTGCTTGGGAGGTAACAGGAACTAAACCAGAACAACCTATAACTGCTTGCTATGAAACAGCTACATTCGATACCGTTTCTTGTGCTTGGGAGGTAACAGGAACTAAACCAGAACAACCTATAACTGCTTGCTACGAAACGGCAACGTTCAACACAGGTTCTTGTGCTTGGGAGGTAACAGGAACTAAACCGGAGCAACCTCTAACTGCTTGTTATGAAACGGCGACGTTCAATACCGTTTCTTGTGCTTGGGAGGTAACAGGGACTAAACCTGAGCAACCTGCTGTGGCTTGCTACGAAACGGCGACTTTCAATACCGTTTCTTGTGCTTGGGAAGTAACAGGTACTAAACCGGAGCAACCTGCTTTGGCTTGCTACGAAACGGCGACTTTCAATACCGTTTCTTGTGCTTGGGAGGTAACAGGAACTAAACCAGAACAACCTATAACTGCTTGCTACGAAACGGCGACGTTCAATACCGTTTCTTGTGCTTGGGAAGTAACGGGTACTAAACCGGACCAACCTGCTTTGGCTTGCTACGAAACGGCGACTTTCAATACCGTTTCTTGTGCTTGGGAGGTAACCGGCACTAAACCAGAACAACCTGCTGTGGCTTGCTACGAAACAGCGACTTTCAATACCGTTTCTTGTGCTTGGGAGGTAACAGGAACTAAACCAGAACAACCTATAACTGCTTGCTACGAAACGGCGACGTTCAATACTGTTTCTTGTACTTGGGAGGTAACAGGAACTAAACCAGAACAACCTATAACTGCTTGCTACGAAACGGCGACGTTCAATACCGTTTCTTGTGCTTGGGAAGTAACGGGGACTAAACCGGAACAACCTGCTGTGGCTTGCTACGAAACGGCGACGTTCAATACCGTTTCTTGTGCTTGGGAGGTAACAGGGACTAAACCGGAGCAACCTGCTGTGGCTTGCTACGAAACGGCGACTTTCAATACCGTTTCTTGTGCTTGGGAAGTAACAGGTACTAAACCGGAGCAACCTGCTTTGGCTTGCTACGAAACGGCGACGTTCAATACCGTTTCTTGTGCTTGGGAGGTAACCGGTACTAAACCGGAGCAACCTGCTTTGGCTTGCTACGAAACGGCGAATTTCAATACCGTTTCTTGTACTTGGGAGGTAACAGGAACTAAACCAGAACAACCTATAACTGCTTGCTACGAAACGGCGACGTTCAATACCGTTTCTTGTGCTTGGGAGGTAACAGGAACTAAACCAGAACAACCTATAACTGCTTGCTATGAAACGGCCACGTTCAATACCGTTTCTTGTGCTTGGGAGGTAACAGGAACTAAACCAGAACAACCTATAACTGCTTGCTTCGAAACGGCGACTTTCAATACCGTTTCTTGTGCTTGGGAGGTAACGGGTACTAAACCGGAACAACCTGCTGTGGCTTGCTACGAAACGGCGACGTTCAATACCGTTTCTTGTGCTTGGGAGGTAACAGGAACTAAACCGGAACAACCTATAACTGCTTGCTACGAAACGGCGACGTTCAATACCGTTTCTTGTGCTTGGGAAGTAACGGGTACTAAACCGGAGCAACCTATAACTGCTTGCTACGAAACAGCGACGTTCAATACCGTTTCTTGTGCTTGGGAGGTAACAGGTACTAAACCGGAGCAACCTACTTTGGCTTGCTACGAAACGGCGACTTTCAATACCGTTTCTTGTGCTTGGGAGGTAACAGGAACTAAACCGGAACAACCTGCTGTGGCTTGCTACGAAACGGCGACGTTCAATACCGTTTCTTGTGCTTGGGAGGTAACGGGTACTAAACCACGAAACGGCGACGTTCAATACAAACAGGAACTAAACCGGAACAACCTATAA
- a CDS encoding gliding motility-associated C-terminal domain-containing protein, with amino-acid sequence MACFETATFNTVSCAWEVTGTKPEQPTLACYETATFNTVSCAWEVTGTKPEQPVTACYETATFNTVSCAWEVTGTKPEQPIIACYETAAFNTVSCAWEVTGTEPEQPAVACYETATFNTVSCAWELTGTKPEQPTLACYETANFNTVSCAWEVTGTKPEQPAVACYETATFNTVSCAWEVTGTKPEQPTLACYETATFNTVSCAWEVTGTKPEQPTLACYETANFNTVSCAWEVTGTKPDQPTLACYETANFNTVSCAWEVTGTKPDQPITACYETATFNTVSCAWEVTGTKPEQPAFACYETATFNTVSCAWEVTGTKPEQPITACYETASFNTVSCAWEVTGTKPKQPAVACYETATFNTVSCAWEVTGTKPEQPALACYETATFNTVSCAWEVTGTKPEQPTLACYETANFNTVSCAWEVTGTKPEQPTLACYETANFNTVSCAWEVTGTKPEQPAVACYEIATFNTVSCAWEVTGTKPDQPALACYETANFNTVSCAWEVTGTKPEQPITACYETATFNTVSCAWEVTGTKPEQPAFACYETATFNTVSCAWEVTGTKPEQPITACYETATFNTVSCTWEVTGTKPEQPITACYETANFNTVSCAWEITGTKPEQPITACYETATFNTVSCAWEVTGTKPEQPITACYETASFNTVSCAWEVTGTKPEQPAVACYETATFNTVSCAWEVTGTKPEQPAVACYETATFNTVSCAWEVTGTKPEQPITACYETATFNTVSCAWEVTGTKPDQPALACYETATFNTVSCAWELTGTKPDQPALACYETATFNTVSCAWEVTGTKPEQPITACYETASFNTVSCAWEVTGTKPEQPITACYETATFNTVSCAWEVTGTKPDQPALACYETANFNTVSCAWEVTGTKPEQPALACYETATFNTVSCTWEVTGTRAIQTIINSSSCNADTSTLDLLNLLPQGTPTNGTWIDTNTTNALQGSILSPFGLPLGSVSFEYKINDETCPRSIVLNIAINDDCIVLPCESIFVHNAFSPNGDAFNQKFVIDNIDDVICYPENTVEIYNRWGVLVFETKNYNNETNYFDGTSSGRTTISQSSGLPTGTYFYILNYTSIDGNNNIVTNKKDGYLYLSK; translated from the coding sequence TTGGCTTGCTTCGAAACGGCGACTTTCAATACCGTTTCTTGTGCTTGGGAGGTAACAGGAACTAAACCGGAGCAACCTACTTTGGCTTGCTACGAAACGGCGACTTTCAATACCGTTTCTTGTGCTTGGGAAGTAACGGGGACTAAACCGGAACAACCTGTAACTGCTTGTTATGAAACAGCGACTTTCAATACCGTTTCTTGTGCTTGGGAGGTAACAGGAACTAAACCAGAACAACCTATAATTGCTTGCTATGAAACAGCGGCTTTCAATACCGTTTCTTGTGCTTGGGAGGTAACCGGCACTGAACCAGAACAACCTGCTGTAGCTTGCTACGAAACGGCGACTTTCAATACCGTTTCTTGTGCTTGGGAGCTAACTGGTACTAAACCGGAGCAACCTACTTTGGCTTGCTATGAAACGGCGAATTTCAATACCGTTTCTTGTGCTTGGGAAGTAACGGGTACTAAACCGGAGCAACCTGCTGTGGCTTGCTACGAAACGGCGACTTTCAATACCGTTTCTTGTGCTTGGGAAGTAACGGGTACTAAACCGGAGCAACCTACTTTGGCTTGCTACGAAACGGCGACGTTCAATACCGTTTCTTGTGCTTGGGAGGTAACGGGTACTAAACCGGAGCAACCTACTTTGGCTTGCTACGAAACAGCGAATTTCAATACCGTTTCTTGTGCTTGGGAAGTAACGGGTACTAAACCGGACCAACCTACTTTGGCTTGCTACGAAACAGCGAATTTCAATACCGTTTCTTGTGCTTGGGAGGTAACGGGTACTAAACCGGACCAACCTATAACTGCTTGCTATGAAACGGCCACGTTCAATACCGTTTCTTGTGCTTGGGAGGTAACCGGTACTAAACCGGAGCAACCTGCTTTTGCTTGCTACGAAACGGCGACTTTCAATACCGTTTCTTGTGCTTGGGAGGTAACAGGAACTAAACCAGAACAACCTATAACTGCTTGCTACGAAACGGCGTCGTTCAATACCGTTTCTTGTGCTTGGGAAGTAACGGGTACTAAACCGAAACAACCTGCTGTGGCTTGCTACGAAACGGCGACGTTCAATACCGTTTCTTGTGCTTGGGAAGTAACGGGTACTAAACCGGAACAACCTGCTTTAGCTTGCTACGAAACGGCGACGTTCAATACCGTTTCTTGTGCTTGGGAGGTAACGGGTACTAAACCGGAGCAACCTACTTTGGCTTGCTACGAAACAGCGAATTTCAATACCGTTTCTTGTGCTTGGGAAGTAACGGGTACTAAACCGGAGCAACCTACTTTGGCTTGCTATGAAACGGCGAATTTCAATACCGTTTCTTGTGCTTGGGAAGTAACGGGTACTAAACCGGAGCAACCTGCTGTGGCTTGCTACGAAATAGCAACTTTCAATACCGTTTCTTGTGCTTGGGAAGTAACGGGTACTAAACCGGACCAACCTGCTTTAGCTTGCTACGAAACAGCGAATTTCAATACCGTTTCTTGTGCTTGGGAAGTAACGGGTACTAAACCGGAACAACCTATAACTGCTTGCTATGAAACGGCCACGTTCAATACCGTTTCTTGTGCTTGGGAGGTAACCGGTACTAAACCGGAGCAACCTGCTTTTGCTTGCTACGAAACGGCGACTTTCAATACCGTTTCTTGTGCTTGGGAGGTAACAGGTACCAAACCGGAGCAACCTATAACTGCTTGCTACGAAACGGCGACGTTCAATACCGTTTCTTGTACTTGGGAGGTAACAGGAACTAAACCAGAACAACCTATAACTGCTTGCTACGAAACGGCGAATTTCAATACCGTTTCTTGTGCTTGGGAGATAACGGGTACCAAACCGGAGCAACCTATAACTGCTTGCTACGAAACGGCGACGTTCAATACCGTTTCTTGTGCTTGGGAGGTAACCGGTACTAAACCAGAACAACCTATAACTGCTTGCTACGAAACGGCGTCGTTCAATACCGTTTCTTGTGCTTGGGAGGTAACCGGTACTAAACCGGAGCAACCTGCTGTGGCTTGCTACGAAACAGCGACTTTCAATACCGTTTCTTGTGCTTGGGAGGTAACGGGTACTAAACCGGAACAACCTGCTGTAGCTTGCTACGAAACGGCGACTTTCAATACCGTTTCTTGTGCTTGGGAAGTAACGGGTACTAAACCGGAACAACCTATAACTGCTTGCTACGAAACGGCGACTTTCAATACCGTTTCTTGTGCTTGGGAGGTAACGGGTACTAAACCGGACCAACCTGCTTTAGCTTGCTACGAAACGGCGACGTTCAATACCGTTTCTTGTGCTTGGGAGCTAACGGGTACTAAACCGGACCAACCTGCTTTAGCTTGCTACGAAACAGCCACGTTCAATACCGTTTCTTGTGCTTGGGAGGTAACAGGAACTAAACCAGAACAACCTATAACTGCTTGCTACGAAACGGCGTCGTTCAATACCGTTTCTTGTGCTTGGGAAGTAACGGGTACTAAACCGGAACAACCTATAACTGCTTGCTATGAAACGGCCACGTTCAATACCGTTTCTTGTGCTTGGGAAGTAACGGGTACTAAACCGGACCAACCTGCTTTAGCTTGCTACGAAACAGCGAATTTCAATACCGTTTCTTGTGCTTGGGAAGTAACGGGTACTAAACCGGAACAACCTGCTTTGGCTTGCTACGAAACGGCGACTTTCAATACCGTTTCTTGTACTTGGGAGGTAACGGGTACACGAGCTATTCAAACGATTATCAATAGTTCTTCTTGTAACGCAGATACATCAACATTAGACTTATTGAACTTACTACCTCAAGGTACTCCTACTAACGGAACTTGGATCGACACTAATACGACTAATGCTCTACAAGGAAGTATACTTTCTCCTTTTGGACTGCCTTTAGGTTCGGTATCATTTGAATATAAAATAAATGATGAAACTTGTCCTAGAAGTATTGTATTAAATATTGCCATAAATGATGATTGTATAGTATTACCTTGTGAATCGATATTTGTTCATAATGCTTTCTCTCCAAACGGTGACGCTTTCAATCAGAAATTTGTAATTGATAATATTGATGATGTAATATGTTATCCTGAGAATACAGTTGAGATTTACAACCGTTGGGGCGTTTTAGTTTTTGAAACAAAAAATTATAATAATGAAACCAATTATTTTGATGGTACTTCTAGTGGCAGAACAACTATAAGTCAATCATCAGGACTTCCAACAGGAACCTATTTTTACATCTTGAATTACACTTCTATTGATGGTAATAACAACATTGTAACTAATAAAAAAGACGGGTATTTATACCTAAGTAAATAA
- a CDS encoding OmpA family protein, whose amino-acid sequence MKNYILLYITIVSVFSFNGYSQKAKIISGDKKYDSYAYVDAIKTYERVAEKGYKSADMFQKLGNAYYFNSDFEKAAKWYGELYALTPDLEPEYYYRYAQSLKAIGKENQANEMLEKFSQKSGNETRAKLFKKDSNYLEVIKANSGRYKIEDAGINSKYSDYGSAINSNQLVFASARDTGSLGQRKHKWTGQYFTNLYTSDLGEEITPGTITKFDATVNSKFHESTPTFTKDGKTMYFTRNNYLDGKKGKNENKITLIKIYKATLAENKWTNITELPFNSNNYSTGHPALSPDEKTLYFASDMPGTLGQSDLFKVKINEEGSFGTPENLGNTINTEGKETFPNITDENEIYFASDGHPGLGGLDVFMSKINSDGTFGEVQNVGSDINSPKDDFAYLIDTKSRKGFFTSNRDGGQGSDDIYKFLETRKLICLQELSGIVTDLETSEILPGTKVSLFDNQFNSISTIITDGNGYYSFEVECGKTYNIRAEKQEYTTKEQKITIAVSNGKTTLPIALEKATCKVAIGDDLGKCFGIKMIYFDLDKSFIRTEAALDLEKILDVLNQNPTMKLDIRSHTDSRQTFKYNEALSERRAKSTVQWLIKNGIDSSRLTGKGYGETQLINKCSDGVKCTEEEHQLNRRSEFIITAL is encoded by the coding sequence ATGAAAAATTATATACTCCTTTACATCACAATAGTAAGTGTTTTTTCATTCAACGGGTATTCACAGAAAGCTAAAATCATTTCTGGCGATAAGAAATATGACAGCTATGCTTATGTAGATGCTATAAAAACCTATGAAAGAGTCGCTGAAAAAGGATACAAATCTGCCGATATGTTTCAAAAACTTGGAAATGCCTACTACTTCAATTCTGATTTTGAAAAAGCAGCAAAATGGTATGGTGAATTGTATGCCTTAACTCCGGATTTGGAACCTGAATATTATTATCGCTACGCACAATCACTAAAAGCAATAGGGAAAGAAAACCAAGCGAATGAAATGCTGGAAAAATTCAGTCAAAAATCTGGTAACGAAACCAGAGCAAAACTTTTCAAAAAAGACAGCAATTATTTAGAAGTAATAAAAGCTAATTCTGGCAGATATAAGATTGAAGATGCGGGAATTAACTCTAAATATTCAGATTACGGAAGCGCAATAAACTCAAACCAACTAGTTTTTGCATCAGCGAGAGATACCGGAAGTCTTGGTCAACGCAAACACAAATGGACTGGTCAATATTTCACCAATCTATACACTTCGGATTTAGGGGAAGAGATTACTCCTGGGACGATTACTAAATTTGACGCAACTGTAAATTCAAAATTTCATGAGTCCACTCCTACTTTTACAAAAGATGGAAAAACAATGTATTTCACCAGAAACAACTATCTCGATGGTAAAAAGGGAAAAAATGAAAATAAAATTACTTTAATAAAGATATACAAGGCCACTTTAGCAGAAAATAAATGGACAAATATTACTGAATTACCATTCAACAGCAATAATTATAGTACAGGACATCCTGCACTAAGTCCGGATGAAAAAACACTATATTTCGCATCGGATATGCCAGGAACTTTGGGACAATCTGATTTGTTTAAAGTAAAAATAAATGAAGAAGGAAGCTTTGGAACACCTGAAAATTTAGGCAATACAATCAATACCGAAGGAAAAGAAACTTTTCCTAATATAACTGATGAGAATGAAATTTATTTTGCCTCAGACGGACATCCAGGACTTGGAGGATTAGATGTATTTATGTCCAAAATAAATTCAGACGGAACTTTTGGAGAAGTCCAAAATGTGGGTTCTGACATAAACTCTCCCAAAGATGATTTTGCTTATTTAATTGACACTAAATCCAGAAAAGGTTTCTTTACTTCTAACCGAGATGGCGGACAAGGATCTGATGATATTTATAAATTTTTAGAGACCCGAAAACTAATTTGCTTGCAAGAATTATCCGGAATTGTAACTGATTTAGAAACATCTGAAATACTTCCCGGAACAAAAGTTTCTTTGTTTGATAATCAATTCAATAGTATTAGTACTATTATTACAGACGGAAATGGCTACTATTCTTTTGAGGTTGAATGTGGTAAAACATACAATATAAGAGCTGAAAAACAAGAGTACACTACCAAAGAACAAAAAATCACAATAGCAGTATCAAACGGAAAAACAACTTTACCTATTGCGCTTGAAAAAGCAACTTGTAAAGTAGCGATTGGTGATGATTTAGGTAAATGTTTTGGTATAAAAATGATTTATTTTGATTTAGACAAATCATTCATTCGAACTGAGGCTGCATTAGATTTAGAAAAAATATTAGATGTATTAAACCAAAATCCAACAATGAAATTAGATATTCGTTCACATACTGATAGCCGACAAACATTCAAATATAATGAAGCATTATCTGAAAGAAGGGCAAAATCTACTGTACAATGGTTAATCAAAAACGGCATCGATTCCAGTAGATTAACCGGTAAAGGTTATGGTGAAACACAGTTGATAAATAAATGTTCAGACGGGGTAAAATGTACCGAAGAAGAACATCAACTAAACAGGAGAAGTGAATTTATTATCACTGCCTTATAA